In Sordaria macrospora chromosome 3, complete sequence, a single genomic region encodes these proteins:
- a CDS encoding mitochondrial 54S ribosomal protein mL44 → MKRIATPSLTSRLLVAARSGVSPATAALRSRSAISVRSQSTAALAQHDASHNLNNDRFPPLEPLPPAAESLPSPLPERALTSAKLAALHARLNLSPKIPLQTLARTLVDASADENPQFNNANLAFVGQTLINYHIAEWLLCKYPRLPQGILFSAMKAYAGPKPLLQIARSWGVDTAAVPGGEVDPGLLQFDALKPGVSITNFGYKRTELAYLEKFKWRRGMASRVVLDDDFGDVVRNDPKVAADLEKAMEEQDQDKDKTPDEEEAEIMANEQDQDVSYDRYGNPDTRASAERAHAHFVRAVVGAIYAHCGREAAKAFVKGHIMSRTLDIAKLFEFKYPTRELAALCAREDFEPPVARLVSETGRQSRTPVFVVGIYSGSDKLGEGAGASLDHARFKAAMNALKAWYLYSPGENPRVPSDMLEEGAKPWTPAYIDMGEVISR, encoded by the coding sequence ATGAAGAGGATAGCAACGCCCAGCTTGACGAGCCGGCTGCTCGTCGCCGCTCGCTCCGGAGTGTCGCCCGCCACTGCCGCCCTCCGATCCCGATCCGCAATCTCGGTACGGTCGCAATCGACTGCCGCCCTCGCCCAGCACGATGCAtcccacaacctcaacaatgACCGGTTCCCCCCTCTTGAGCCCCTCCCCCCCGCGGCCGAGTCCCTACCGTCGCCCCTCCCCGAACGGGCCTTGACCTCGGCCAAACTGGCCGCCCTCCACGCCCGTTTGAACCTCTCTCCCAAGATCCCCCTACAGACATTGGCAAGGACACTGGTCGACGCCTCGGCCGACGAGAACCCGCAGTTCAACAACGCCAACCTCGCCTTCGTTGGCCAGACCCTCATCAACTACCACATTGCCGAATGGCTTCTCTGCAAATACCCCCGCCTACCCCAGGGAATTCTGTTCAGTGCCATGAAGGCTTATGCCGGACCCAAGCCCTTGCTCCAGATTGCGCGGTCATGGGGTGTTGATACCGCCGCGGTGCCCGGCGGCGAGGTGGATCCCGGTCTTCTGCAGTTCGATGCCCTCAAGCCGGGCGTCTCCATCACAAATTTCGGCTACAAGCGTACGGAGCTCGCCTACCTTGAGAAGTTCAAGTGGCGCCGTGGTATGGCCTCGCGTGTCGTTCTCGATGACGACTTTGGTGATGTCGTGCGCAACGATCCCAAGGTTGCCGCCGACCTGGAGAAGGCGATGGAAGAGCAGGaccaggacaaggacaagactcccgacgaggaggaggccgagatcaTGGCCAACGAGCAGGACCAGGACGTGAGCTACGACCGCTATGGCAACCCCGACACCCGGGCCTCTGCCGAGCGCGCCCACGCTCACTTTGTGCGCGCCGTCGTCGGCGCTATCTACGCCCACTGCGGCCgcgaggccgccaaggccttCGTCAAGGGGCACATCATGTCGCGCACCCTCGACATCGCCAAGCTCTTCGAATTCAAGTATCCCACCCGCGAGCTCGCCGCGCTCTGCGCCCGTGAGGACTTCGAGCCCCCTGTGGCTCGCCTCGTTTCTGAGACGGGTCGCCAGTCGCGTACCCCCGTCTTCGTTGTCGGTATCTACAGCGGCAGCGACAAGCTCGGCGAGGGCGCCGGCGCCTCTCTCGACCACGCCCGTTTCAAGGCCGCCATGAACGCCCTGAAGGCCTGGTATCTCTACAGCCCCGGCGAGAACCCTCGGGTACCCAGCGACatgctggaggagggtgctAAGCCCTGGACACCAGCATACATCGATATGGGTGAGGTTATCTCCCGCTAA
- a CDS encoding mitochondrial 37S ribosomal protein uS4m: MKIRRLFKYHSLKKQPIRPTWNKYNLYNLATARTAINTRRTFFQQKWQAKSLTRAYHGEHIKERKWARMFSRRLQAVVNMDPAYMAKYDGSEQAAGRGSGLSEPPAYEKTDDGKRPKRVIANPGRKVATPYEQMTFAPLERRLDIAIFRALFASSARQARQMVVHGAVTVNGKKACTHTHYHHDMKHPGYLLNPGDLFQVDVERVLYATGAPKDKKLLAQAMKDAKKEVAEEAAEEEGAEAEEAEEGDAQEATSKSGGKKEKQADTSKFDEAWNRKYELLQLQRLLQYAKHIADSPSHQLSATRKQALRALKRDIKSAIKQAQRRDGSVAPTGNVVDDLTMLLDRLAISPSEAIRQKEAAKELSEKLSKQSRQVLKKVIEYNDEHEDTEIDPSKPYMTPWRPRNYMSAFAFIPRYLEVNQNICAAVYLRHPVARPGESEVPSPFSPTVNQLAFNWYLRRG; this comes from the exons ATGAAGATCCGGAGGTTGTTCAAGTACCACAGTTTGAAGAAACAG CCCATCAGGCCAACATGGAACAAATATAACCTGTACAACTTGGCCACGGCCCGAACAGCTATCAATACCCGCAGGACATTTTTCCAGCAGAAATGGCAGGCCAAGTCGTTGACACGAGCATACCACGGAGAGCACATCAAGGAACGCAAATGGGCGCGCATGTTTAGCCGTCGCCTACAGGCCGTCGTCAACATGGACCCGGCGTACATGGCCAAATACGATGGCAGCGAACAAGCCGCCGGCCGCGGTTCCGGCCTCTCAGAGCCCCCAGCCTACGAGAAGACAGACGATGGAAAACGTCCCAAGCGAGTCATCGCCAACCCGGGCAGGAAGGTCGCCACACCGTACGAGCAAATGACCTTTGCACCTCTCGAGAGGCGCCTCGATATTGCCATCTTCCGAGCCCTCTTTGCTAGCAGTGCGAGACAGGCCCGCCAGATGGTCGTGCACGGTGCTGTCACCGTCAACGGCAAGAAGGCATGTACACATACACACTACCATCATGAC ATGAAACACCCCGGTTACCTTCTCAACCCCGGCGATCTCTTCCAGGTCGATGTCGAGCGCGTTCTCTATGCGACCGGTGCGCCCAAGGATAAGAAGCTCCTCGcccaggccatgaaggacgccaagaaggaggttgcggaggaagccgccgaagaggagggtgcggaggccgaggaggccgaggaaggagacgcACAAGAAGCAACCTCCAAGTCCggcggcaagaaggaaaagcaagCCGACACCTCCAAGTTCGACGAGGCCTGGAACCGCAAGTACGAACTCCTGCAGCTCCAGCGTCTCCTGCAGTACGCCAAGCACATCGCCGACTCGCCATCCCACCAGCTCTCCGCGACGCGCAAGCAAGCCTTGCGCGCTCTGAAGCGCGACATCAAGTCGGCCATCAAGCAAGCGCAGCGACGCGACGGGTCCGTTGCGCCGACCGGTAACGTGGTGGACGACTTGACGATGCTTCTCGACCGCCTCGCCATCTCCCCTTCCGAGGCGATCCGGCagaaggaggcggccaaggagcTGAGCGAGAAGCTCAGCAAGCAGTCGCGCCAGGTGCTCAAGAAGGTGATCGAGTACAACGACGAGCACGAGGACACCGAGATCGACCCGAGCAAGCCGTACATGACCCCCTGGAGGCCGCGCAACTACATGTCCGCCTTCGCCTTCATCCCCCGCTACCTCGAGGTCAACCAGAACATTTGCGCGGCCGTCTACCTCCGCCACCCCGTCGCGCGCCCCGGCGAGTCCGAAGTACCGTCGCCTTTCTCCCCCACTGTCAACCAGCTCGCCTTCAACTGGTACTTGCGCAGAGGTTAA